A window of Campylobacter concisus contains these coding sequences:
- a CDS encoding molybdenum cofactor guanylyltransferase, which translates to MQTCVILAGGKSSRMGQDKTLLPFGGFKTLTHYEVAKFSKVFDEVYVSSKFEKFSPPLKLIKDENSDNYSPMLALYSILKNFDHSVFVIPADMPFFDLKSLEELAKFKDEFDMVVASDNEHIHSLCGFFSPGLATLAHEFYLKNEHKIGLLRKSCKCKVINFKDSEQFFNVNFPDEYEMAKKIQEKKIDDE; encoded by the coding sequence AGATAAGACACTTTTGCCATTTGGTGGTTTTAAGACGCTTACTCATTATGAGGTTGCGAAATTTAGCAAAGTTTTTGACGAAGTTTATGTAAGCTCAAAATTTGAAAAATTTAGCCCGCCACTAAAGCTTATAAAAGATGAAAATAGCGATAACTATTCGCCAATGCTCGCACTTTACTCCATTCTTAAAAATTTTGATCATAGTGTTTTTGTGATACCAGCTGATATGCCATTTTTTGATCTTAAAAGTTTGGAGGAGCTTGCTAAATTTAAAGATGAATTTGACATGGTTGTGGCTAGTGATAATGAGCACATTCACTCGCTTTGTGGTTTTTTTAGCCCAGGGCTTGCCACTTTGGCTCATGAGTTCTATTTAAAAAATGAGCATAAAATCGGACTTTTGAGAAAAAGCTGTAAATGCAAAGTCATAAATTTTAAAGATAGTGAGCAGTTTTTTAATGTTAATTTCCCTGACGAATACGAAATGGCAAAGAAAATCCAAGAAAAGAAGATAGATGATGAGTAA